In Nitrobacteraceae bacterium AZCC 1564, the following proteins share a genomic window:
- a CDS encoding glutathione reductase (NADPH) (product_source=KO:K00383; cath_funfam=3.30.390.30,3.50.50.60; cog=COG1249; ko=KO:K00383; pfam=PF02852,PF07992; superfamily=51905,55424; tigrfam=TIGR01424) yields the protein MADRDVDLCVIGGGSGGVRAARIAAGYGASVLIAEEYRMGGTCVIRGCVPKKLMVYASHVRHELDDAAGFGWTIPPATFDWPTFIANKDREIARLEAAYTFNAEKAGARIIKARAVFEDPHTLRLSTGETVKAKYVLIATGGAPNHGDAIPGIEHVISSNEVFHLPKFPKRILIQGGGYIALEFACIFAGLGADVTVVYRGDNILRGFDNDVRAHVRREMEKAGITILTGCIVTKVEKHGEAYTSHLSSGSSIASDQVMFAIGRHPNVKGLGLEKAGVALNPANGGIAVNESSQTSVPHIYAVGDATHRTNLTPVAIREGHAFADSIFGNKPIKVDHSNIPTAVFTQPEVGTVGLTEAEALAQYTHIDIYKADFRSLKATLSGSESRVLMKLIVDASTDRILGCHIVGPEAGELIQIVAIAVKMKATKADFDATMAVHPTAAEELVTMRTPSARHVRQAAE from the coding sequence ATGGCAGATCGGGACGTTGATTTGTGTGTCATCGGCGGAGGTTCGGGTGGCGTGCGCGCAGCCCGAATTGCCGCCGGTTACGGGGCCAGCGTCCTCATCGCCGAAGAATACCGGATGGGCGGCACATGCGTGATCCGCGGCTGTGTGCCGAAAAAGCTGATGGTGTATGCGTCGCATGTCCGTCATGAGCTGGACGATGCGGCGGGTTTCGGATGGACAATTCCTCCGGCCACGTTCGATTGGCCGACCTTCATTGCCAACAAGGATCGGGAAATTGCTCGCCTCGAGGCGGCTTACACATTCAACGCTGAAAAAGCGGGTGCGCGGATCATCAAGGCCCGTGCCGTGTTCGAAGATCCACATACACTGCGTCTCAGCACGGGTGAGACTGTCAAAGCCAAATATGTCCTGATTGCAACCGGTGGAGCGCCCAATCACGGTGATGCCATTCCAGGCATTGAACACGTCATCTCGTCAAATGAGGTGTTTCATCTTCCGAAATTCCCGAAGCGCATCCTGATCCAGGGCGGAGGCTATATCGCCCTTGAGTTCGCCTGCATTTTTGCGGGGTTGGGTGCGGACGTAACTGTCGTCTATCGCGGCGACAATATCCTTCGCGGTTTCGACAATGATGTGCGTGCCCATGTGCGTCGCGAGATGGAGAAGGCCGGAATTACCATTCTGACCGGCTGCATCGTGACCAAAGTCGAGAAACATGGCGAAGCCTATACATCGCATTTATCGAGCGGATCGAGTATTGCGTCCGATCAGGTCATGTTCGCCATCGGAAGGCATCCGAATGTGAAAGGGCTTGGTCTTGAGAAGGCTGGCGTTGCGCTGAATCCGGCCAATGGCGGCATCGCGGTCAACGAGTCTTCGCAAACATCGGTCCCGCATATTTATGCGGTCGGCGATGCTACACACCGGACCAATCTCACTCCGGTCGCTATCCGGGAAGGGCATGCGTTTGCCGACTCGATCTTCGGCAATAAGCCCATAAAGGTCGATCATTCCAATATTCCGACCGCGGTGTTCACGCAGCCCGAAGTTGGCACGGTGGGACTGACCGAGGCCGAAGCCCTGGCGCAGTATACGCACATCGACATCTACAAGGCGGATTTCCGCTCACTGAAGGCGACGCTTTCGGGTAGCGAGTCCCGCGTGTTGATGAAGTTGATCGTCGATGCAAGCACCGACCGCATTTTGGGTTGCCACATCGTTGGGCCCGAGGCGGGCGAGCTCATCCAGATCGTGGCGATCGCCGTCAAAATGAAAGCCACTAAGGCCGACTTCGATGCGACGATGGCAGTGCATCCAACGGCCGCTGAAGAACTCGTGACGATGCGTACGCCAAGTGCGCGGCATGTCAGGCAGGCGGCCGAATAA
- a CDS encoding hypothetical protein (product_source=COG3184; cleavage_site_network=SignalP-noTM; cog=COG3184; ko=KO:K09924; pfam=PF09832; superfamily=53850), with amino-acid sequence MKKFSKTLLAASAALAVLCVTAQAQQPATPPSAAALGYAREILTAKHVEQIYQGAVPGLVQRTKDVLLQSNLNYQKDLNEVAVKVAKDLAGREKEIGEQMTKIYASMFTEQELKELATFYKSPLGAKVIAQEPAAFASARQYMDQWALKFSEEINGKFRAEMKARGKDI; translated from the coding sequence ATGAAGAAGTTCTCGAAAACGCTGCTTGCAGCCAGCGCGGCGCTCGCGGTGCTTTGCGTCACGGCGCAGGCACAGCAGCCAGCCACGCCGCCGAGCGCGGCTGCTCTCGGCTACGCGAGGGAAATCCTCACCGCCAAGCACGTTGAGCAGATCTATCAGGGTGCAGTGCCGGGTCTGGTCCAGCGCACCAAGGACGTCCTGCTTCAGAGCAATCTGAACTACCAGAAAGACCTTAATGAAGTGGCTGTGAAGGTGGCCAAGGATCTTGCCGGTCGCGAGAAGGAAATCGGCGAGCAGATGACAAAGATCTACGCTTCTATGTTCACCGAACAGGAACTGAAGGAGCTCGCTACGTTCTACAAGTCGCCGCTGGGCGCGAAAGTGATTGCCCAGGAGCCGGCTGCATTCGCTTCGGCTCGGCAATACATGGATCAGTGGGCGTTGAAATTTTCCGAAGAAATCAACGGCAAGTTTCGCGCTGAAATGAAGGCGCGCGGAAAAGACATCTAA
- a CDS encoding ribose 5-phosphate isomerase A (product_source=KO:K01807; cath_funfam=3.40.50.1360; cog=COG0120; ko=KO:K01807; pfam=PF06026; superfamily=100950; tigrfam=TIGR00021), translating into MSMDDLKRQAAARAVELVQDGMKLGLGTGSTAKHFVELLGERVRTGLNVIGVPTSEATRADAERCGVPLTTLDDIDRLDLTVDGADEIDPELNLIKGGGGALLREKIVAAASDRMVVIADESKWVDALGRFPLPIEVIPFGLGATRRAITKAFAENGVSGQMDVRRGKDGHAFVTDGGHWIVDARLGRIVDTPRLAMSLSSIPGVVEHGLFVGLASMTVLAGADGIRTIERASRRN; encoded by the coding sequence ATGTCGATGGATGATCTAAAGCGGCAGGCGGCGGCTCGCGCGGTCGAGCTGGTGCAGGATGGGATGAAGCTCGGCCTTGGCACTGGATCGACGGCAAAGCATTTCGTGGAGCTTCTGGGGGAACGGGTGCGGACCGGGCTGAACGTCATCGGGGTCCCGACGTCCGAAGCGACGCGCGCCGACGCCGAGCGATGTGGCGTTCCTTTGACAACATTAGATGACATCGACCGGCTCGATTTGACGGTTGATGGTGCGGACGAAATCGATCCCGAACTCAACCTGATCAAGGGTGGGGGCGGTGCGCTGTTGCGCGAAAAGATCGTTGCAGCCGCCTCCGACCGGATGGTCGTGATTGCCGACGAGTCGAAGTGGGTGGATGCTCTTGGCCGCTTTCCCTTACCGATTGAGGTCATTCCGTTTGGTCTTGGCGCCACCCGGCGGGCCATCACAAAGGCCTTTGCCGAAAACGGCGTCTCCGGCCAAATGGATGTCCGCAGGGGTAAGGATGGCCATGCTTTTGTCACCGATGGTGGCCACTGGATTGTGGACGCCCGGCTTGGACGGATAGTGGACACCCCTCGCTTGGCAATGTCGCTGAGTTCGATCCCAGGCGTGGTCGAGCACGGTCTATTTGTGGGTCTGGCGAGCATGACTGTGCTCGCGGGGGCTGATGGAATTCGGACGATTGAACGGGCTTCGCGCCGTAATTGA
- a CDS encoding phosphoglycolate phosphatase (product_source=KO:K01091; cath_funfam=3.40.50.1000; cog=COG0546; ko=KO:K01091; pfam=PF13419; superfamily=56784; tigrfam=TIGR01449) has protein sequence MASSPLIVFDLDGTLIDTAPDLVAALNFVLQREGLPLVPIASARNMIGAGARKLIERGLELDGRTMSVQDIDRLTADFITYYKAHIADASRPFDGLHAALDELERSGFRFAVCTNKLESLSRLLLDKLDMTARFEAICGADTFGVSKPDPTILRQTIARAGGDVASSIMVGDSGPDIGVARRTAIPVIGVTFGYTEIPIAELKPDVVIAHMSELPNAVKTVMSEPAPQ, from the coding sequence ATGGCTAGCTCTCCCCTGATCGTTTTCGACCTCGATGGCACCCTGATCGACACTGCACCTGATCTGGTGGCCGCCCTCAATTTCGTCCTCCAGCGCGAAGGACTGCCCCTGGTGCCCATCGCATCAGCGCGAAACATGATCGGCGCTGGCGCGCGCAAGCTGATCGAGCGCGGACTGGAGCTGGATGGCCGCACCATGAGCGTGCAGGACATCGACCGGCTGACCGCCGACTTCATTACCTACTACAAGGCGCATATCGCCGACGCCTCTCGGCCCTTCGACGGCCTTCATGCCGCACTCGACGAACTTGAGAGATCCGGTTTTCGGTTTGCCGTCTGCACCAACAAGCTGGAAAGCTTATCCAGGCTTCTGCTCGATAAGCTCGATATGACAGCGCGCTTCGAAGCCATTTGTGGCGCGGATACATTTGGCGTTTCGAAACCGGACCCGACAATTCTCCGCCAAACCATCGCGCGCGCCGGCGGCGATGTTGCATCATCAATCATGGTTGGCGATTCAGGCCCCGATATTGGTGTCGCGCGACGCACCGCCATTCCCGTCATTGGTGTCACGTTCGGCTATACCGAAATACCAATTGCCGAGCTCAAGCCTGACGTCGTTATTGCGCACATGAGCGAGCTGCCGAATGCCGTCAAAACCGTGATGTCAGAACCAGCACCTCAGTAA
- a CDS encoding hypothetical protein (product_source=Hypo-rule applied; pfam=PF08308) — protein sequence MSALGDLRLAALLDGCTMRKIVVVAAGLGLAGCSSFSTPEMFKSAPPTVTVQLESQPAGAEARTSGGQTCQTPCSLSVPAEGDFTVTFSLPKYTPETIPVQVVRQQQDGLTGSSVPATVDPNPVYAELQPAPAAGRKSKVAKAAPRPKKPKAAPAAAAPAEAPPPPADGSSPFPPPPGR from the coding sequence TTGTCCGCCCTTGGGGATTTGCGGCTCGCCGCACTACTTGACGGATGCACCATGCGTAAAATTGTTGTTGTCGCTGCGGGCCTCGGCCTCGCCGGCTGTTCGTCGTTCTCGACACCGGAGATGTTCAAGTCGGCGCCACCCACTGTGACAGTCCAACTTGAGTCACAGCCCGCTGGTGCTGAAGCTCGCACGTCAGGCGGCCAGACCTGTCAAACGCCCTGTTCTTTGTCGGTCCCTGCAGAGGGCGATTTCACCGTTACATTCTCGCTGCCCAAATATACGCCTGAGACCATTCCGGTGCAGGTTGTCCGCCAGCAGCAAGATGGCCTCACGGGCTCGTCAGTTCCCGCAACCGTGGATCCAAATCCGGTCTATGCAGAACTGCAGCCAGCGCCTGCAGCGGGTAGAAAGAGCAAAGTGGCGAAGGCTGCACCACGGCCGAAGAAGCCAAAAGCAGCGCCCGCCGCCGCGGCACCAGCCGAGGCCCCGCCTCCGCCAGCAGATGGCAGCTCACCATTCCCGCCTCCTCCGGGGCGCTAA